The Candidatus Anaeroferrophillus wilburensis genome window below encodes:
- a CDS encoding regulatory protein RecX has product MVMDAYRKAQDLLARRPHFVAELRKKLQTRGFPAEDVEASLGRLMELGYLDDLAHGRQLAREYLWRRGYGRLMIIQRLRRKGVEPSLARRITDELFAAVAPVELEELFSRLVPKAGRDLYAYLYRRGFLPEEIEPFVARSRQEDVQDNP; this is encoded by the coding sequence ATGGTTATGGATGCCTATCGTAAAGCCCAGGATCTGCTGGCCCGCCGGCCTCATTTTGTGGCGGAGTTGCGAAAAAAACTCCAGACCCGTGGTTTCCCGGCAGAGGATGTTGAAGCGTCGCTCGGCAGGCTGATGGAGCTGGGCTACCTTGATGATCTTGCCCATGGACGTCAGTTGGCCCGGGAATACCTCTGGCGTCGTGGCTACGGTCGGCTGATGATCATCCAGCGGCTGCGACGGAAAGGGGTGGAGCCTTCTCTTGCCCGCCGGATTACTGATGAGCTTTTTGCAGCTGTTGCACCGGTAGAACTGGAAGAGCTTTTCTCCCGGTTGGTTCCTAAAGCCGGCAGGGATCTCTATGCTTATCTTTACCGCCGGGGTTTTCTCCCCGAGGAGATTGAACCGTTTGTTGCTCGAAGTCGGCAAGAGGATGTGCAGGATAACCCGTAA